One Parcubacteria group bacterium DNA window includes the following coding sequences:
- the thyA gene encoding thymidylate synthase, which produces MQQYLDVVRTVLTEGQWKMPPHGIRRLSVPGLTMRFDLDEGFPLITTRDVRGSWKAMRAELLWLLSGSTDANELAERFGIKLWKQWATKEICSAFGRPEGQLGPLYGHQWRNFGATVKKTTATGHTLEYNQDGFDQIAYMIKLLKTNPDSSRIRVSAWNPRDVWKEPVEDFNENVFITPCHGTFQIFHAQGELTLILTQNSADVPVGVPFNIAEYALLLKMIAHVVGMKAKCLVHVLNDAQIYEDQIDNMKELLGREPLSLPQVNIVRDVKDIFSFAPDDFELVGYNARPKMNIPVAV; this is translated from the coding sequence ATGCAACAGTATCTGGATGTCGTCAGAACTGTTTTGACAGAAGGGCAGTGGAAAATGCCGCCGCACGGCATACGTCGTCTCTCCGTCCCGGGGCTTACCATGCGTTTCGATTTGGACGAGGGTTTCCCACTCATCACAACTCGCGATGTGAGGGGTTCGTGGAAGGCAATGCGCGCGGAGCTTCTCTGGCTTCTCTCGGGAAGCACGGATGCGAATGAACTTGCCGAAAGATTCGGCATCAAATTGTGGAAACAATGGGCAACCAAAGAAATTTGCTCGGCGTTTGGTCGTCCGGAAGGGCAGCTCGGCCCTCTTTACGGGCATCAGTGGCGCAATTTCGGGGCAACAGTAAAGAAGACAACTGCTACCGGACATACGCTTGAATACAATCAAGACGGTTTTGATCAGATTGCTTACATGATCAAACTCTTGAAGACGAATCCCGATTCGAGCCGCATTCGCGTGAGTGCTTGGAATCCAAGGGATGTTTGGAAAGAACCAGTGGAAGACTTCAACGAGAACGTATTCATTACCCCGTGCCACGGCACTTTCCAGATTTTTCACGCGCAAGGCGAATTGACGCTCATTCTTACCCAAAACAGTGCTGACGTACCAGTCGGCGTTCCTTTCAACATTGCTGAATACGCGCTACTTCTTAAGATGATCGCACATGTGGTTGGGATGAAGGCAAAATGTCTTGTTCATGTGCTCAATGACGCCCAAATCTACGAGGATCAGATTGATAACATGAAGGAGCTCTTAGGGCGTGAGCCGCTTTCCCTGCCACAGGTGAACATAGTCCGCGATGTAAAAGACATCTTTTCCTTTGCTCCGGATGATTTCGAGCTCGTGGGGTACAACGCGCGTCCAAAGATGAACATTCCGGTCGCTGTATGA
- a CDS encoding adenylyltransferase/cytidyltransferase family protein has protein sequence MSTTETREEPQVCDTVKHLRRKIVLDYDKVRQVVEVWRMLGHRIVMTIGSWDLYHIGHARYLAAALEHGDVLIAGVDSDRTMKLYKDPGRPAVPEDERMELLCYLNVDLVTLIDDVDDAGKWQYALLKLVQPDVFIAVEDSYPDWQIQEIKANGAKEVIVLPRQAKTSTSDMIRNLLKNNIAKLLGKL, from the coding sequence GTGAGTACGACCGAGACACGGGAAGAACCTCAGGTATGCGATACAGTGAAGCATCTTCGCAGAAAGATCGTACTGGATTACGATAAGGTGCGCCAAGTTGTAGAGGTGTGGCGAATGTTGGGTCACAGAATCGTCATGACCATCGGCTCTTGGGATCTGTATCACATCGGCCACGCACGCTACCTAGCGGCCGCGTTAGAGCACGGAGACGTGCTGATAGCCGGAGTAGATAGTGACAGAACCATGAAACTATACAAGGACCCGGGCCGCCCAGCTGTTCCCGAAGACGAGAGAATGGAGCTTCTGTGCTACTTGAACGTTGACCTCGTCACATTGATTGACGACGTTGATGATGCGGGTAAGTGGCAATACGCTCTTCTTAAGCTCGTCCAACCTGATGTATTCATCGCGGTGGAAGACAGCTACCCCGACTGGCAGATTCAGGAAATCAAAGCCAACGGAGCAAAAGAAGTTATTGTCCTTCCTCGGCAGGCGAAGACTTCTACCTCTGACATGATCCGCAATCTCCTGAAAAACAATATTGCCAAACTTTTGGGCAAGCTGTGA
- the argS gene encoding arginine--tRNA ligase, translating to MVLSVQVMIQEKLKEMIQETLRELGIEAGDIHLEHPTEFVHGDFATNVAMSVAKKAKTNPKALAEQIVAKINESKDKDIEKVEVAGPGFINIHLSPAFFADSVKKIVDQGDVWGKNDAFVGKKVMVEYTDPNPFKEFHIGHLMSNAIGESIARLIVFGGAEVKRSNWQGDVGPHVAKAIWGKMQKPELKWGEAYTYGAEHYEERKEEINGINERVYAKSDPTVNELYEEGRASSLAHFEELYKILGTSFDYYFFEGKEGLLGKPIVEEFLKKGIFEESDGAVIFKGEQHGLHTRVFVTSRGLPTYEAKELGLNKVKFEREPDLDLSIIVTANEQTDYFRVLLKVIELIFPIIAAKTKHIAHGVMKLASGKMSSRKGNVITGESLISDVRALAREKVREGNRAQDNTEALAEAIAVAAIKYSILRQGTGRDIVFDFEQSLSFEGDSGPYLQYTHARAKSILRKAGERGTVSTKENRDVGEVERLLYRFSEVTARAAKEYEPHYVTTYLTELAGAFNTFYAKERILDAGEDAPYRLLLTQAVATTLKNGLHLLGIKAPEVM from the coding sequence ATGGTACTATCGGTTCAAGTCATGATTCAGGAAAAACTTAAAGAGATGATACAAGAAACGTTGCGTGAACTCGGCATTGAAGCTGGGGACATTCACTTGGAACATCCGACGGAGTTTGTGCATGGAGATTTTGCGACAAACGTCGCTATGTCCGTGGCAAAAAAGGCAAAAACAAATCCTAAGGCGCTTGCAGAGCAGATTGTCGCAAAGATAAATGAGAGCAAAGATAAAGATATCGAAAAAGTTGAAGTGGCTGGTCCCGGCTTCATTAATATCCACCTTTCGCCAGCTTTTTTTGCGGACAGCGTTAAAAAAATCGTGGACCAAGGAGATGTGTGGGGCAAGAATGATGCATTTGTGGGAAAAAAGGTGATGGTGGAATACACAGACCCAAACCCGTTTAAGGAGTTTCATATCGGACACCTCATGTCGAATGCGATTGGAGAATCCATTGCCCGGCTTATTGTATTTGGTGGCGCAGAAGTTAAGAGATCAAATTGGCAGGGTGATGTTGGTCCTCATGTTGCGAAAGCTATTTGGGGAAAGATGCAAAAGCCTGAACTGAAATGGGGCGAGGCGTATACATATGGAGCAGAACACTATGAAGAGCGGAAAGAAGAAATTAATGGGATCAACGAGAGGGTGTATGCCAAAAGCGACCCGACGGTTAACGAGTTATATGAAGAAGGCCGCGCCTCTTCGCTCGCACACTTTGAAGAACTCTATAAAATACTGGGGACATCTTTTGATTATTACTTCTTTGAGGGAAAAGAGGGACTCTTGGGAAAACCAATTGTCGAAGAGTTTCTAAAGAAAGGCATTTTTGAGGAGAGTGACGGAGCGGTCATTTTTAAGGGCGAGCAACACGGTCTCCATACACGTGTCTTCGTGACTTCGCGCGGATTGCCGACCTATGAGGCGAAAGAACTCGGGCTCAACAAAGTAAAGTTTGAAAGGGAGCCGGATTTGGACCTCTCAATTATCGTAACCGCGAACGAGCAAACTGATTACTTCAGAGTGCTGCTTAAAGTGATTGAGCTTATTTTTCCTATTATTGCTGCAAAGACAAAACACATTGCTCACGGTGTCATGAAACTTGCCTCGGGCAAGATGTCCTCGCGCAAGGGGAACGTGATAACAGGCGAGTCGCTCATCTCCGACGTGAGAGCATTGGCGCGGGAAAAGGTTCGAGAGGGAAATCGTGCCCAAGACAATACCGAGGCCCTTGCTGAAGCAATAGCAGTTGCCGCGATCAAATACTCGATATTGAGACAAGGAACAGGCAGAGACATCGTCTTCGATTTTGAACAATCCCTCTCCTTTGAGGGCGATTCGGGTCCCTATCTCCAATACACCCATGCGCGGGCGAAATCGATCTTACGTAAAGCAGGAGAACGCGGGACGGTGTCCACCAAGGAAAACAGAGATGTGGGCGAAGTCGAACGACTACTATATCGTTTCTCAGAAGTTACAGCGCGCGCTGCGAAAGAGTATGAACCGCATTATGTCACGACGTATCTTACAGAACTCGCGGGAGCGTTCAACACTTTCTATGCGAAAGAACGTATTTTAGACGCGGGAGAAGATGCGCCCTATCGCTTGCTTTTGACGCAGGCGGTGGCAACGACACTCAAGAATGGTCTCCACCTCCTGGGCATTAAAGCACCGGAGGTAATGTAA
- a CDS encoding dihydrofolate reductase, translating into MRNLSIVVAAARNRCIGNKGEIPWHLPDDMAHFKWLTTRQPESTVVQGRKTYESIVEKLGKPLPKRKNIVLAREANFAAPGCIVAHSIEELETLLENEAGEVFVIGGGEIYKLLLPYATRIYYTLVNAEPEGDAFFPELDPSEWNIAYKAAFANRYDKSEHSATLILYERKGAVS; encoded by the coding sequence ATGAGAAATCTTTCGATCGTCGTAGCAGCCGCGAGGAATCGTTGCATTGGCAATAAGGGCGAGATTCCATGGCATCTCCCCGATGACATGGCGCACTTCAAATGGCTCACTACTAGACAACCCGAGAGCACGGTGGTACAGGGACGAAAGACGTATGAATCAATCGTAGAAAAGTTAGGAAAACCGCTTCCCAAGAGAAAGAATATTGTGCTCGCTCGTGAAGCAAACTTTGCGGCACCGGGCTGTATTGTTGCCCACTCAATCGAAGAATTGGAAACGCTCCTTGAAAATGAGGCGGGTGAGGTTTTTGTCATTGGTGGCGGAGAGATCTACAAACTCCTCTTGCCATACGCCACGCGCATCTACTACACACTTGTTAATGCCGAGCCGGAAGGTGACGCATTCTTTCCGGAACTTGACCCTTCGGAGTGGAATATCGCGTATAAGGCCGCCTTTGCGAACCGATATGACAAAAGTGAGCATAGCGCAACGCTTATTCTCTACGAACGAAAGGGTGCTGTTAGTTAA
- a CDS encoding HIT domain-containing protein, which translates to MSEATRDAVHINDSSPNEDYKKVLRRILKDGVCPFCEEHFKYHDEAILHRVGDWVITRNQYSYKNAKLALLILNPKRHLERYEELSPADHLAISELVSWAIREFRIEGGGVALRFGEPKHTGASVRHLHAHLIVPEIGKDGKAIPVYFPFG; encoded by the coding sequence ATGAGCGAGGCAACACGCGATGCGGTACACATTAATGACTCTTCGCCGAACGAGGATTACAAAAAGGTTCTCCGGAGGATATTGAAAGATGGTGTGTGTCCCTTTTGCGAAGAGCACTTCAAGTACCATGACGAGGCTATTCTTCATCGGGTTGGCGATTGGGTTATCACCAGGAACCAATATTCGTATAAAAACGCGAAGTTAGCACTTCTCATTTTGAATCCAAAGCGGCATCTTGAGAGGTATGAAGAACTTAGCCCCGCGGATCACCTTGCTATCTCAGAGCTCGTCTCTTGGGCAATCCGTGAGTTCCGTATCGAAGGTGGTGGTGTTGCACTTCGCTTTGGCGAGCCCAAGCACACAGGTGCATCAGTGCGCCATCTGCACGCACACCTCATTGTTCCAGAGATTGGGAAAGATGGTAAAGCGATCCCAGTGTACTTTCCGTTTGGATAA